GCACTTTCGAGGCCGCGGCCTGCACGTTCGGATGCTGTTCGATCGATGTGCGGTCGGTCAGCGCGTGGTTGGCCTCGGCCTGCTGACGGGCGGCGTCGAGCGCGGCCTGCGCGGAGCTGACGGCGTCGCGGGCATGGGCGATGTCCTCGCCGGACACCGCGCCCGTTTCAGCCACGGCCTGCCGACGCTTCAGGTCGTCGTTGGCGCGGGCCAGATCCGATTGACGTTGCGCGATGGTCGCCGCATAGAAATCGTTGTTCACGTACAGACCGCTCACCTGCCGCACGGTCTGGCCGAGCGTCGCTTCCGCATTCGACAAGGCGACTTTCGCGTCGGCGTTATCCAGGGTGACGATGGGCGCGCCCTGCTTGACGATCTGCGTGTCGTCGGCGTTGACCGCGACTACGGTGCCGCTCACTTGCGGCGTCAGTTGCACGAGGTTGCCGCTCACATACGCGTCGTCGGTGGACTGGTAGTAGCGGCCGACCGTGAAGTAGTACGCGCCGTAGCCGGCGCCGGCCAGCACGACGCTGGCCGCCAGCAGGGCGAGCAGCAGCTTGCGCTTCGTGGGGGCCTGCGCTTGCAGCGGTTGGTCCGCGTCCGCCGTCGCGCGGCCGGTGTTGATCGTGTCGCTCATGATATGGCTCCTGACAGATAAGAAAAGTGTCGCGATGGCGGCTCAGCGCGCGGCGACGACTGGATTGACGGATGTGGATTGAACGGCCGCACTGCCGCGAGCGACGGAATCGGCGTTATCGACATAACCGCCGCCGAGCGCCGCGGCCAACGCGATCTGCTGATCGCGCCGGTTCATCTTCAGATTCGCGACCTGCTGGTCGGCGACGAGCGCGGTGGTGTCGGCGTTCAGCACCGTCAACTGATTCGCAAGGCCGGCCTTGTATTGCGTGAGCGCCAACTGATCGGCGCTGCGGGCGGCTTCCTGAGCGGCTTGCGCGTCGCTGAGCTGCTCGTCTGTCGAACGGATTTGCGCGAGTTGCGTCGCGACTTCGGACAAGGCGGTGACGAGCGTCTGGTTATACGTGGCGACCGCGTAGTCGAAATCGGCGTAGCGTCCTTTCAATTGCGCGCGCAATTGACCGCCGTCGAAAATCGGCAGATGGATCGCCGGTCCGACCGACGCCGTGCGGCTCGCTGCCGTCAGGAAGCGGCCGAACCCGAACGCATCGAGACCGATCGCGGCGCTCAGATTGATGTCGGGATAGAACTCGGCCTTGGCCTCTTTGACGTCGTGCGTGAACGCGTCGACCCGCCATTTCGCCGCGACCAGGTCCGGGCGGCGGCTCACCAGATCGGCCGGCAGGTTGTCGGGCAGCCGCACTTCGTCGCCCACGCCGAGCGTCGGCCGTGCGATAGCGAGGCCGCGGTCCGGCCCGGCGCCAAGCAAGGCGGCCAGTTGATAGCGCGTCGTCACGATACTGCCGTCGATCGAAGCGAGCGTCGCGCGGCTGGTGGCGAGATTCGCCTGGGCCGTCTTGCGTTCCACTTGCGTGTCGAGACCCGTTGCAATGCGGCCGGCGGTAATGCGGTCGATCTGTTCGCGCTGCGCGATTTCCTCCTGCGCGATGTCACGCAACGCATAGAGCCGCGCAAGCTGGTTATAAGCGCGCGCGGTGGCCGACGTGAGAGACAGCTTGACGACTTCCTCGTCCGCCTGGGTCGCCTGCAATTGCGACAGCGAGGCTTTCAGCGCTTCGCGATTCTTGCCCCACAGATCGAGATCGTAGGAAGCGGACAACAAGCCCTTGTTCTCCGATTGCCACGAACCGCCATACGGCGGCGGCACGAGCGTCGTAGCTGAATACTGTTGACGCGTGAACGAATAGGTCGCGCCGACTTGCGGCATGGTGTTCGCCTTCGCCGTATCGCTGTACGCGGCGGCCGCCGCGACGCGGGCGCGGGCCTGCTCGACCGACGGATTGCCTGTCAGCGCTTCGGCAAGCAAGGCTTTCAGTTGCGCGTCGCCGAACTGGTCGGCCCAATCGGCGGACGGCCAATGACCGTTGTCCTGCGCAATGCTTTGTCGAGTCGCGTAGGACTGCGGCTGCGCCATCTGCTTGTCGCTCGAGATGCCGGCGTAATTCGCGCAAGCCGACAGCACCGCCGCGAAGATCACCGTCACGCCAGCCTTTGCGATCCGCGACCTGGCGAGCCGTGGATTTAACTGTGATTTCATTTTCTGACCTGTCAGATATATGAGTGAAAAAATCGCTGCAGCGTCCGCAGCATGGTTTGCCTGGCCTCGCCTACGGGGCGAGAAACTTGTTCAGCAGACGGCGCAACTCTTCAAATTCGGCTTTCGTAAACTTCTTCAGACGCCGGTTCAGCACCACTGGGACAATCGCGGGAAGCTGCGCGGCGACCGCTTCGCCCTCTTTCGTCAGTTTCAGGTTGACGACGCGGCGGTCTTCGATGCTGCGCGAGCGTTCCAGCAAACCCTTGGCTTCCAGCTTGTCGAGCATGCGCGTCATCAGGCCGGTGTCGATGCCGAGCAGCCGCGACAGTTCGAACGGCGTGGTGGCGGCGCCCCGGCGCATGGACAGCAGAATGCCCATCTGCTGGCTGGTGATGTCCAGATCCTTCAGCGCGGTGTCCATTTCGGTGACCAGCAAGTTACGTGCTTTGTTGATCGAGAAACCAACGCTCAGCGTCAGGCTGAAATTTTCCGGCGTGTAGTGATTCATTCATGCCTCCCGTTCGATGCGCTGAACTTTATCTGCATAGTCAGATATTGTCAAAGATCGATTCCGACACAGGACTGTTTCAGTCAGGTGCACAATCGCGCCCCTTCCATAGCGCCCGGTAGCGAGAAAAGTGGTTACCTTGAATTAGCCAAAACCGGTCATTTAACAAAGCCAGTCGAGCGTTTAATCTGCTCTCACGCTAAACCACCCATGCCACTAACGGAAGGACGGAAACCATGAAGATCATGCACGTCGACGCAAGCGCCAAACGCGAGCGATCCAACTCCCGCGCATTGAGCCGCTATTTTCTGGAACGCCTGCGTGAAGAAGGCGCGGAGTTCGAAGTCGATTACCTGGATGTGACGATCGACACCCCACCGCACGTCACCGAGGCCTTCGCGATTGCCACCTACACGGCCGCGCAGGATCGCACGCCTGCGATGAAGGCGACGCTGGCCGGCTCGGATGCGCTCTGCCAGCGCCTGCTCGACGCGGACGCGTTCGTCTTCGCCATGCCCATGTACAACTGGTCGATGCCCTCCGCGTTCAAGGCGTTTATCGACAGCGTCACGCGCACGGGCCTAACCTACGTGAATGCGGACGATGGCCGCGTGGTCGGGCAGCTTTCGCGTCAGAAGGTGCTGTTCATCACGAGCCGCGGCGCGGATTTGCGCCCGGGCTCGCCTTACGCGGGCATGGATGCGCTCACGCCGTCGCTGAAGTCTGCGTTCGGCTTCCTCGGCGTCGCC
The nucleotide sequence above comes from Paraburkholderia sp. FT54. Encoded proteins:
- a CDS encoding efflux transporter outer membrane subunit; the protein is MKSQLNPRLARSRIAKAGVTVIFAAVLSACANYAGISSDKQMAQPQSYATRQSIAQDNGHWPSADWADQFGDAQLKALLAEALTGNPSVEQARARVAAAAAYSDTAKANTMPQVGATYSFTRQQYSATTLVPPPYGGSWQSENKGLLSASYDLDLWGKNREALKASLSQLQATQADEEVVKLSLTSATARAYNQLARLYALRDIAQEEIAQREQIDRITAGRIATGLDTQVERKTAQANLATSRATLASIDGSIVTTRYQLAALLGAGPDRGLAIARPTLGVGDEVRLPDNLPADLVSRRPDLVAAKWRVDAFTHDVKEAKAEFYPDINLSAAIGLDAFGFGRFLTAASRTASVGPAIHLPIFDGGQLRAQLKGRYADFDYAVATYNQTLVTALSEVATQLAQIRSTDEQLSDAQAAQEAARSADQLALTQYKAGLANQLTVLNADTTALVADQQVANLKMNRRDQQIALAAALGGGYVDNADSVARGSAAVQSTSVNPVVAAR
- a CDS encoding NAD(P)H-dependent oxidoreductase, with the translated sequence MKIMHVDASAKRERSNSRALSRYFLERLREEGAEFEVDYLDVTIDTPPHVTEAFAIATYTAAQDRTPAMKATLAGSDALCQRLLDADAFVFAMPMYNWSMPSAFKAFIDSVTRTGLTYVNADDGRVVGQLSRQKVLFITSRGADLRPGSPYAGMDALTPSLKSAFGFLGVADPTFVDAQPLQFANPEARIEALQRARAELDAVASNWAASSSDSSRANHDALSGVTA
- a CDS encoding MarR family transcriptional regulator, with amino-acid sequence MNHYTPENFSLTLSVGFSINKARNLLVTEMDTALKDLDITSQQMGILLSMRRGAATTPFELSRLLGIDTGLMTRMLDKLEAKGLLERSRSIEDRRVVNLKLTKEGEAVAAQLPAIVPVVLNRRLKKFTKAEFEELRRLLNKFLAP
- a CDS encoding HlyD family efflux transporter periplasmic adaptor subunit; this encodes MSDTINTGRATADADQPLQAQAPTKRKLLLALLAASVVLAGAGYGAYYFTVGRYYQSTDDAYVSGNLVQLTPQVSGTVVAVNADDTQIVKQGAPIVTLDNADAKVALSNAEATLGQTVRQVSGLYVNNDFYAATIAQRQSDLARANDDLKRRQAVAETGAVSGEDIAHARDAVSSAQAALDAARQQAEANHALTDRTSIEQHPNVQAAASKVRDAYLNYARNTLPAPVTGYVARRSVQVGQRVAPGNPLMAIVPLDGVWVDANFKEGQLRHMRIGQPVTLTADVYGSGVKYHGRVVGFSAGTGAAFATLPAQNATGNWIKVVQRLPARIQLDQSELNAHPLRIGLSMQVDVDTHKETGAQLGAAVNTSYHTDVFAQYGDEADAEIARIIAQNMPAKREMAASPTQKNAVRKAG